The uncultured Desulfobulbus sp. genome window below encodes:
- a CDS encoding AI-2E family transporter: MDQRSPFLRSLPRQWRPIVAYVAPVIVWGLLLSLIYLLRSFFLLIFLTFVFSYIQARSVNRLEPWIAYRPIRVVIVALLLVATLTATGIFFVPKVKQQTELFASQFTTYLYRVDQELYQLEQRYPLIGDILPEIQNRGLEGNQGVIDKKRIKYSPSANLLQQFLGLGEAATGVQNINQALDTFGNLGARIASVTSAFLLALLFSFLIVLDLSNLAISVRSLHETKLRFIYESVAGNLQEFSQVLGKALEAQLIIAFINAALTAVGISLLGLGQHLAFLTVIVFFCSFFPVIGVFISSFPICLVALQTSGLQTLFLAILLITIIHLIEGYILNPRVYGSYMRINSVIILIILTVAGKLFGFWGLILGVPVCTYIFGHAIRYKAERPVESNDSPTCIEDV; this comes from the coding sequence ATGTAGCTCCTGTGATCGTCTGGGGTTTGTTACTTTCGCTCATCTACCTGCTTCGTTCCTTTTTCTTACTTATCTTCCTCACTTTTGTGTTCTCCTACATTCAGGCACGAAGCGTCAACAGACTCGAGCCCTGGATCGCCTATAGACCGATACGAGTAGTCATCGTCGCCCTGTTGCTCGTCGCTACTTTGACGGCAACAGGTATATTTTTTGTTCCAAAGGTCAAACAGCAAACCGAGCTCTTTGCCAGCCAGTTTACCACCTACCTCTACCGGGTAGATCAGGAGCTCTATCAGCTTGAGCAGCGCTATCCTCTCATCGGTGACATCCTTCCTGAAATTCAAAATCGCGGTCTCGAGGGTAACCAGGGAGTTATCGATAAAAAGCGAATCAAGTACTCCCCCTCTGCAAACCTTCTCCAACAGTTTCTGGGCCTGGGAGAAGCAGCCACGGGTGTGCAAAACATCAATCAGGCACTGGACACCTTTGGAAATCTCGGTGCTCGTATTGCTTCGGTGACCTCTGCTTTTCTTTTAGCGCTCCTCTTCTCATTTCTTATCGTTTTAGACCTCTCCAATCTGGCGATCAGTGTTCGCTCTCTCCATGAGACTAAATTGCGCTTTATCTATGAAAGCGTCGCCGGAAACTTACAGGAGTTCAGTCAGGTTCTGGGAAAAGCCTTGGAGGCACAACTGATCATCGCCTTTATCAACGCTGCGCTTACGGCTGTCGGTATCAGTCTGCTCGGCCTGGGACAGCATCTTGCCTTTTTGACGGTGATTGTCTTCTTCTGTAGTTTTTTCCCCGTCATTGGTGTCTTTATCAGCTCTTTTCCCATTTGCTTGGTGGCATTACAGACATCAGGATTGCAAACCCTGTTTTTGGCAATCCTCTTGATTACCATCATTCATCTCATTGAGGGGTATATTCTCAATCCGCGAGTGTATGGTTCGTATATGCGCATCAATTCGGTCATTATTCTTATTATTTTAACGGTGGCCGGTAAACTTTTCGGCTTCTGGGGACTGATTCTTGGCGTACCGGTCTGTACCTACATCTTTGGCCATGCCATTCGCTACAAAGCGGAGCGCCCTGTTGAATCGAATGATTCCCCTACATGTATAGAGGACGTATAA